A window of the Bdellovibrio sp. ZAP7 genome harbors these coding sequences:
- a CDS encoding tetratricopeptide repeat protein, with translation MIRGVLAVIFLLLTACSTQEQGDFKTAEKNVSQGNYKVALEYFDRVILRNNKSEYPMDAAREAARVAFFELKDYERTIGYHRFIVLHSSDEKERLQSQKQIAEIYFNNLQNYQASIVEFSKLQQMPHTDLEASQYQMSVARAHYYMNNFFQAESEIDSLLRLKSDDNIRFQALMLKGNILVAKKEFNKATDIFKGIIEKYPQRAVQENVGLTLAVCYEENDNFKEAIKVLEGYRGKYSPPEYIELRIKRLQERMKNAPGAKGFRK, from the coding sequence ATGATCAGAGGAGTACTGGCTGTAATATTCCTACTCCTCACCGCCTGCTCCACTCAGGAGCAGGGTGACTTTAAGACCGCAGAAAAAAATGTGTCTCAGGGTAACTATAAGGTCGCCCTGGAATACTTCGACCGGGTCATTCTTCGAAACAACAAATCTGAATATCCCATGGATGCGGCTCGTGAGGCTGCCCGTGTCGCTTTCTTTGAATTAAAAGACTATGAGCGTACGATTGGGTATCATCGATTTATCGTCCTCCATTCGAGCGATGAAAAAGAGCGCCTGCAATCACAAAAGCAGATTGCAGAGATCTACTTTAACAATCTTCAGAACTATCAGGCTTCGATTGTTGAATTCAGCAAACTGCAACAGATGCCTCATACAGATCTTGAGGCTTCTCAATATCAAATGAGTGTGGCGCGTGCGCACTACTACATGAATAACTTCTTCCAGGCGGAATCAGAGATCGATTCATTGCTGCGTTTAAAGTCCGACGACAATATTCGCTTCCAGGCATTGATGTTAAAAGGAAATATTCTGGTCGCTAAGAAAGAATTCAATAAAGCCACAGATATCTTTAAAGGTATTATCGAGAAATATCCACAACGTGCTGTTCAAGAAAATGTGGGACTGACGTTGGCCGTATGCTATGAGGAAAATGATAATTTCAAAGAAGCGATTAAGGTTCTTGAGGGTTATCGCGGAAAATACAGTCCGCCAGAATACATCGAGCTTCGAATCAAACGTCTGCAAGAGCGTATGAAAAATGCCCCGGGTGCGAAAGGCTTTAGGAAGTAA
- the dnaN gene encoding DNA polymerase III subunit beta, whose translation MKIEIDKRDLLSLIGKTQNIVEKRNTMPILINVLLEADQNLLKVFATDLEVSLTDQIKAQVHQPGKVAVSAKSLFEIAKELSEGPITLIKKENNWLEIKQGKYTSKIVGISAEEYPIFPTYNSQAFIKIAAQVLKEMIDKTIYSVSNDETRYHLNGVFFELNPQAGFKMVATDGHRMSLVSKESSDVKVSATQGVIIPRKGLHEIKKILEGIDGSVEIAVEGSQFVLKHSSTILMIRLIEGKYPNYQQFIPQKLTQKVMINKEAFLTSLKRVSLLANQKSKAVLLNLSNGRMEISSNNPELGDAKEEIEVEYAGGDIKIGFNAKYITDILTSMNHDKIDFELNDHLSPGLMRPHNDTSYTCVVMPMRI comes from the coding sequence ATGAAGATCGAAATTGATAAAAGAGATCTATTAAGCCTTATCGGTAAAACTCAAAACATCGTTGAGAAGCGCAATACAATGCCCATTCTCATCAACGTACTTCTTGAAGCAGATCAAAATTTACTGAAAGTATTCGCAACAGATTTGGAAGTAAGTCTTACAGACCAAATCAAAGCGCAAGTTCATCAACCAGGTAAAGTAGCGGTATCTGCAAAAAGTCTTTTCGAAATCGCGAAAGAACTTTCTGAAGGCCCAATCACTTTAATCAAAAAAGAAAATAACTGGTTGGAGATCAAACAAGGGAAATACACATCTAAGATTGTTGGTATCTCTGCTGAAGAATATCCGATCTTCCCTACTTACAACTCTCAAGCCTTCATCAAAATTGCAGCGCAAGTTTTGAAAGAGATGATTGATAAAACAATTTACTCAGTATCGAACGATGAAACTCGTTATCACTTGAACGGTGTATTCTTTGAATTGAATCCACAAGCCGGTTTCAAAATGGTAGCGACAGATGGTCATCGTATGAGTTTGGTTTCGAAAGAATCCTCAGACGTAAAAGTTTCTGCAACTCAAGGTGTGATCATTCCTCGTAAAGGTCTTCATGAAATCAAAAAGATTTTGGAAGGCATCGATGGGTCTGTGGAAATAGCTGTGGAAGGCTCCCAATTCGTATTAAAACATTCATCAACAATCTTGATGATTCGTTTGATCGAAGGAAAGTACCCGAATTATCAACAGTTTATTCCACAGAAGCTGACGCAAAAAGTGATGATCAACAAGGAAGCTTTCCTGACTTCACTAAAACGCGTTTCACTTTTGGCGAATCAAAAATCAAAAGCAGTATTGTTGAATCTTTCAAACGGCCGTATGGAAATTTCTTCGAACAATCCAGAGTTGGGTGACGCGAAAGAGGAAATCGAAGTTGAATACGCTGGTGGCGATATTAAAATCGGTTTCAATGCAAAATACATCACTGACATTTTGACTAGCATGAACCACGACAAGATCGATTTCGAATTGAACGATCACTTGTCACCTGGTTTGATGAGACCTCATAACGACACTTCTTACACTTGTGTTGTTATGCCTATGAGAATCTAA
- the gyrA gene encoding DNA gyrase subunit A, translating into MENSNQEKGVTVVDISKEMRGAYLQYSMSVIVGRALPDVRDGLKPVHRRVLFAQSEMNNRHNRPYLKSARVVGDVIGKYHPHGDSAVYETMVRMAQDFSLRYPLEDGQGNFGSIDGDSAAAMRYTEIRMTPMAEELLNDLEKETVAFGPNYDDSLQIPLVLPAKFPNLLVNGSSGIAVGMATNIPPHNLGEVIDGTIHLINNPTCQLEDLMVHIKGPDFPSAGVIAGREGILQAYKKGRGIISLKAVAEIVPNKDREDIIITEIPYQVNKAKLIESIADLVRDKAIEGISDIRDESSREGMRIVINLKRGENASVILNRLYKFTQMQVSVGIIMLALDAKNQPVTFDLKGMLEAFVDHRRDVVTKRCIFELKKAQERAHILEGLKKALDHIEEVIKTIRASKEAHAAREALMSKFEFSERQAIAILEMRLQRLTGLERDKIIEELAELQKQIDWLKFVLADVREIYKIIVGELEDMKKRYADPRRTQLQGSLDDIEDEDLIADEDMVVTVTNTGLIKRMPTAEYRVQKRGGKGLKGMETKEEDYVTDLFSASTKTMLLVFTDKGKVYWVKVHKLPLGSRTSKGKSLANVVQLASGESVRAILPVDEFNENKFAVMLTEKGIIKKTSLDSFANPRTAGVIALTTDLDDGIIAVKISDGQSDIFIATKEGMSIRFNENDVRGMGRTARGVKAITLAKDDVVVAMEVLEKNTPDTILMVTSKGYGKRSEVGEYRVQSRGGVGIITQKTTDKVGNVVGTKKVSEKHELILSTDNGQVIRMKMTDISVLGRNTQGVRLINIDEKDETVTGLAVVEDDQSDEAASNPNAPEGVTH; encoded by the coding sequence ATGGAAAATAGTAATCAAGAAAAAGGCGTCACGGTTGTCGATATCAGCAAGGAAATGCGTGGAGCATACCTTCAGTACTCGATGTCAGTTATCGTGGGTCGTGCACTTCCAGACGTACGTGATGGTTTAAAACCTGTACATCGTCGCGTTCTTTTCGCTCAAAGTGAAATGAACAACCGTCACAACAGACCGTATTTGAAATCTGCCCGTGTGGTGGGTGACGTGATCGGTAAATACCATCCACATGGTGACTCGGCTGTTTACGAAACAATGGTTCGTATGGCCCAGGATTTCTCTCTTCGCTACCCGCTTGAAGATGGTCAAGGTAATTTCGGTTCTATCGACGGCGACAGCGCAGCAGCCATGCGTTATACGGAAATCCGTATGACTCCGATGGCGGAAGAATTATTGAATGATCTTGAAAAAGAAACAGTAGCCTTCGGACCGAACTACGATGACTCTTTGCAAATTCCTTTGGTTTTGCCAGCGAAATTTCCAAATCTTTTGGTCAATGGTTCTTCAGGTATCGCGGTTGGTATGGCGACAAATATTCCGCCACACAACTTGGGTGAAGTGATTGATGGTACAATCCATTTGATCAACAACCCTACTTGCCAACTTGAAGACCTAATGGTGCACATCAAGGGACCAGACTTCCCTTCTGCCGGTGTGATCGCAGGACGTGAAGGTATCTTACAGGCTTACAAAAAAGGCCGCGGCATTATTTCACTTAAAGCCGTTGCGGAAATCGTTCCAAACAAAGACCGCGAAGATATCATCATCACGGAAATCCCATACCAAGTTAATAAAGCAAAACTTATCGAAAGCATCGCGGACCTAGTTCGTGATAAAGCAATCGAAGGTATCTCTGATATCCGGGATGAATCATCTCGTGAAGGTATGCGTATCGTGATCAATCTAAAACGTGGCGAAAACGCTTCCGTTATTTTGAATCGCTTGTACAAATTCACTCAAATGCAAGTGTCTGTTGGCATCATCATGCTGGCGCTTGATGCGAAAAACCAACCGGTTACTTTCGATTTGAAAGGCATGCTTGAGGCCTTCGTTGATCACCGTCGTGACGTCGTTACGAAGCGTTGTATCTTCGAACTTAAAAAAGCCCAAGAGCGCGCGCACATCTTGGAAGGTTTGAAAAAAGCCCTTGATCACATCGAAGAAGTTATCAAGACGATCCGTGCTTCTAAAGAAGCCCATGCGGCTCGTGAAGCCTTGATGTCTAAATTCGAATTCTCTGAACGCCAAGCGATTGCAATCCTGGAAATGCGTTTGCAACGTTTGACTGGTTTAGAGCGCGACAAAATCATCGAAGAACTTGCTGAATTACAAAAGCAAATTGACTGGTTAAAATTCGTTTTGGCTGACGTTCGTGAAATCTACAAAATCATCGTTGGTGAGCTTGAAGATATGAAAAAACGTTACGCTGACCCTCGCCGTACTCAACTGCAAGGCAGTCTAGACGATATCGAAGACGAAGATTTGATCGCTGACGAAGATATGGTTGTGACAGTCACAAACACAGGTCTTATCAAGCGTATGCCAACAGCTGAATACCGCGTTCAAAAACGTGGTGGTAAAGGCTTGAAAGGCATGGAAACAAAAGAAGAAGACTATGTAACAGACTTGTTCTCTGCTTCCACAAAAACGATGCTTCTAGTGTTTACTGATAAAGGTAAAGTGTACTGGGTGAAAGTTCATAAACTTCCACTTGGCAGCAGAACTTCAAAAGGTAAGTCATTGGCAAACGTTGTCCAACTTGCTTCGGGCGAAAGTGTTCGTGCAATTCTTCCAGTGGATGAATTCAACGAAAACAAATTCGCTGTTATGTTGACTGAAAAAGGTATCATCAAAAAAACGTCTTTGGATTCTTTTGCGAATCCACGAACTGCGGGTGTTATCGCTCTGACCACAGATCTTGATGACGGCATTATCGCTGTTAAAATTTCTGATGGTCAGTCAGACATCTTCATCGCAACAAAAGAAGGTATGTCGATTCGTTTCAACGAAAACGACGTGCGTGGAATGGGTCGTACAGCTCGTGGGGTGAAAGCAATCACACTTGCGAAAGACGACGTCGTTGTGGCGATGGAAGTACTGGAGAAAAATACTCCAGACACAATCTTGATGGTGACTTCGAAAGGTTACGGTAAACGTTCAGAAGTGGGCGAATACCGCGTTCAATCTCGTGGTGGTGTAGGTATCATCACTCAGAAAACAACGGACAAGGTTGGTAACGTTGTCGGGACTAAAAAAGTTTCTGAGAAACACGAATTGATCCTTTCAACAGACAATGGACAAGTTATCCGTATGAAAATGACGGATATCTCTGTTCTTGGTCGTAACACTCAAGGTGTTCGTTTGATTAACATCGACGAAAAAGACGAGACAGTAACTGGTTTGGCAGTGGTTGAAGACGATCAATCTGACGAAGCAGCTTCTAATCCGAATGCACCTGAAGGCGTAACTCACTAA
- the gyrB gene encoding DNA topoisomerase (ATP-hydrolyzing) subunit B — protein sequence MSTEEQQQPASYSADSIQVLEGLEAVRKRPGMYIGDTQFKGYHHLVYEIVDNSVDEHLAGYCKTIKVSINADESITVEDDGRGIPVATQKQTGKSALELVMTVLHAGGKFDGGGYKVSGGLHGVGASVVNALSTRVSVEVQREGHFWRQNYERGKILAPIEKGEETTKTGTKTTFKPDRDIFKDETLTYDFATLANRFRELAFLNAGLHISLSDERTGKKQDFQYAEGVAEFVKYMNQSKKSLHNEVVYFKGEKDEVEVEIAMQWNDSYSESIFTYCNNINTHEGGTHLVGFRAALTRTTNAYATEKNLLKDLKTNLEGEDIREGLAAVISVKVREPQFEGQTKTKLGNAEVKGIVESLVNEKLADWMDRNPSVSKNVIMKCVESARAREAARKARDLTRRKTALDGGSLPGKMADCQERDPALCELYLVEGDSAGGSAKQGRDRRTQAILPLKGKILNVEKARFDKIISSEEIKVIISALGTGIGKDNVNVDKIRYHKIIIMTDADVDGSHIMTLLLTFFYRQMPLVLERGYVYIAQPPLYRAKKGKEETYLKNEAALTEYLLSSGLNNFKIKGKENLPEADLRQLILNIQKLNSLIRVSSKKYDKDVLYFMLSKVADLEKTLSDEGKLKTVLADMTAWVNADPKLGITEFKAEVKQDEATGKPYADIYTVRYADRMTTKFSLDSLRSSEMIELRKIWGQIQGISTLPLTIIEGENEVQFESYNEFYEHVMESTKKGIYIQRYKGLGEMNPEQLWETTLNKENRTLLRVSIEDAVAADETFSILMGEMVEPRRNFIHENALLARSLDV from the coding sequence GTGTCTACAGAAGAACAACAGCAACCAGCTTCCTATTCAGCTGATTCAATTCAAGTTCTTGAAGGTCTTGAAGCGGTTCGTAAACGTCCCGGGATGTATATCGGTGATACACAATTCAAGGGTTATCATCACCTTGTGTATGAGATTGTGGATAACTCGGTAGACGAACATCTTGCGGGATATTGCAAAACAATCAAAGTATCTATCAACGCAGATGAGTCCATCACAGTCGAAGATGACGGTCGTGGTATTCCTGTTGCGACTCAAAAACAAACTGGTAAATCAGCTCTTGAGCTAGTTATGACCGTACTTCACGCCGGTGGTAAATTCGATGGCGGTGGATATAAAGTTTCTGGCGGTCTACATGGCGTGGGTGCTTCCGTTGTAAATGCCCTTTCCACTCGCGTAAGCGTTGAAGTTCAACGTGAAGGTCACTTCTGGAGACAAAACTACGAGCGTGGCAAAATCTTAGCGCCAATTGAAAAAGGCGAAGAGACTACAAAAACTGGAACAAAAACAACTTTCAAACCAGATCGTGATATTTTCAAAGACGAAACTTTGACTTACGATTTTGCGACTCTTGCAAATCGTTTCCGTGAACTTGCTTTCCTAAATGCAGGTCTTCATATTTCTTTATCTGACGAACGCACAGGTAAGAAACAAGATTTCCAATACGCTGAAGGTGTTGCGGAATTCGTCAAGTACATGAATCAGTCTAAAAAATCTCTTCATAACGAAGTGGTTTACTTCAAAGGCGAAAAAGACGAAGTCGAAGTTGAGATCGCAATGCAGTGGAATGATTCATATTCAGAATCTATTTTCACATATTGCAATAACATCAACACACATGAAGGTGGTACTCACCTTGTTGGTTTCCGTGCAGCGCTAACTCGTACAACGAATGCATATGCGACTGAAAAAAATCTTTTAAAAGATCTAAAAACAAATCTTGAGGGTGAAGACATCCGTGAAGGTTTGGCAGCAGTTATCTCTGTAAAAGTTCGCGAACCGCAATTCGAAGGACAAACAAAAACTAAACTTGGTAATGCCGAAGTAAAAGGTATCGTCGAGTCTTTGGTGAATGAGAAACTTGCTGACTGGATGGATCGCAATCCGTCCGTTTCTAAAAACGTTATCATGAAATGCGTGGAATCAGCGCGTGCTCGTGAGGCGGCTCGTAAAGCTCGTGATTTGACTCGTCGTAAGACAGCGTTGGATGGTGGTTCATTGCCAGGTAAAATGGCGGACTGCCAGGAACGTGATCCAGCTCTTTGCGAACTGTACCTGGTGGAAGGGGACTCCGCGGGAGGCTCCGCGAAGCAAGGTCGCGATCGTCGTACACAAGCGATTTTGCCGTTAAAAGGTAAAATCCTAAACGTAGAAAAAGCGCGCTTTGATAAAATTATTTCTTCTGAAGAGATCAAAGTTATTATCTCGGCACTAGGTACTGGTATCGGTAAAGATAACGTGAATGTTGATAAAATCCGTTATCACAAAATCATTATCATGACCGATGCCGACGTCGACGGTTCTCATATCATGACTCTGCTTTTAACGTTCTTCTATCGTCAAATGCCATTGGTACTTGAGCGCGGTTATGTGTATATCGCACAACCACCTTTGTACCGTGCTAAAAAAGGTAAAGAAGAAACATACTTAAAAAATGAAGCTGCTTTGACTGAGTATCTTTTGAGCTCGGGTCTTAACAACTTCAAAATCAAAGGCAAAGAAAACTTGCCTGAAGCAGATCTTCGTCAGTTGATCTTAAACATCCAGAAACTAAACAGTTTGATCCGTGTCTCTTCCAAGAAATACGACAAAGACGTTTTATATTTCATGTTAAGCAAAGTGGCTGATCTTGAAAAAACATTGAGTGATGAAGGCAAGTTGAAAACCGTTCTTGCTGACATGACGGCTTGGGTGAATGCGGATCCAAAACTTGGAATCACAGAATTCAAAGCGGAAGTAAAACAAGATGAAGCCACTGGGAAGCCATACGCAGACATCTATACTGTTCGCTATGCAGACCGCATGACAACAAAGTTCAGTCTGGACAGCTTGCGCTCTTCAGAAATGATCGAGCTTCGTAAAATCTGGGGTCAAATCCAAGGTATCAGTACACTTCCACTTACGATCATTGAGGGCGAAAACGAAGTGCAATTCGAAAGCTACAATGAGTTCTATGAACACGTTATGGAATCTACGAAAAAAGGAATCTACATCCAACGTTATAAAGGATTGGGAGAGATGAATCCGGAGCAGTTGTGGGAAACTACACTGAACAAGGAAAACAGAACTCTTCTAAGAGTTTCTATTGAAGACGCTGTTGCGGCTGATGAAACATTCTCTATCTTGATGGGTGAAATGGTTGAGCCTCGTCGTAACTTTATCCACGAAAATGCTCTACTGGCTCGTAGCCTTGACGTTTAA
- a CDS encoding AtpZ/AtpI family protein, with protein MKKYIIFASIGFELVGLIIGCFYLGELLDSKYQTKGMAFVGLSLAALVGWLVRVIWLLKRMDAQEEKENANKKP; from the coding sequence ATGAAAAAGTATATAATTTTTGCATCCATCGGCTTCGAACTTGTCGGCTTGATCATCGGGTGTTTTTACTTGGGCGAACTTCTGGATAGTAAGTATCAAACCAAAGGCATGGCCTTTGTTGGTTTGAGTTTGGCGGCCCTGGTGGGCTGGCTCGTCCGTGTGATTTGGCTTTTAAAACGCATGGATGCCCAAGAAGAAAAAGAAAACGCGAATAAGAAACCATAA
- the dnaA gene encoding chromosomal replication initiator protein DnaA, producing MELNASFWTLIKTKMKSRNDNNKLLDTWLDPIEYISTGGSFERPKLILGVPNALHQYFVIENLQDKIYTEISDTYKRPFEVEFNVTGAKVNTHIETVNTVEETPSHQGSEVLQAQLSRAQAIQTTQPRSSDTLNVDLTFSTFVVGKNSEFAHAACFNVARNPGADDYNPLYIYGPVGMGKTHLLHAAGNHIREQFPQLRITYLSAERFMNECISAIRRHEMDKFRQKYRENSDILLVDDVQFIARGEAVQEEFFHTVNSFIDTRKQVILASDRMPKDIHGLEDRSRTRLERGLIADITMPDLETRIAILRYKAEKFNMRLPEDVVHHIARISKRSIRELEGNLKKVKMFSELQGLPIDGELVKRILSHHETQSTISVEEIMKMTADHFKVRVLDLKSSTRAKPIVVPRQISMYLIKKFLDKSLVDIGKAFGGKDHTTVMNALDRVKSLQATDQDIAKDIEDLEQRIHNITGV from the coding sequence ATGGAGTTAAACGCTTCTTTCTGGACATTGATTAAGACAAAAATGAAAAGTCGTAATGATAACAATAAGTTATTAGATACGTGGCTAGACCCTATTGAATATATCAGTACTGGGGGCTCTTTTGAGCGTCCCAAATTGATACTTGGAGTACCCAACGCCCTCCACCAATATTTTGTGATCGAGAACCTTCAGGATAAGATTTACACTGAGATTTCGGATACTTACAAGAGACCTTTCGAAGTTGAGTTTAATGTTACGGGCGCCAAAGTGAATACTCATATTGAAACTGTGAACACCGTGGAGGAGACTCCTTCTCACCAAGGTTCAGAGGTTCTTCAGGCACAACTTTCACGTGCTCAGGCTATTCAGACTACTCAACCTAGGTCCAGCGATACGTTAAATGTGGATTTGACCTTTTCGACCTTCGTCGTGGGTAAAAATTCTGAATTCGCTCATGCAGCTTGTTTCAACGTAGCCAGGAATCCTGGAGCGGACGATTACAATCCTCTCTATATATATGGACCCGTTGGGATGGGTAAAACCCATCTTTTACACGCAGCTGGAAATCACATTCGTGAACAATTTCCGCAACTTAGAATCACTTACTTATCGGCTGAACGCTTTATGAATGAGTGCATTTCGGCGATTCGTCGTCACGAAATGGATAAGTTCCGCCAAAAATACCGCGAAAACTCCGACATCCTATTAGTGGATGATGTGCAGTTCATCGCGCGTGGTGAGGCTGTTCAAGAAGAGTTCTTCCACACAGTGAATAGCTTCATCGACACTCGTAAGCAGGTTATCCTGGCCAGTGATCGTATGCCGAAGGATATCCACGGACTTGAAGATCGCAGTCGTACCCGTCTTGAACGTGGTTTGATCGCAGACATCACCATGCCTGATTTGGAAACTCGTATCGCGATCCTTAGATATAAAGCTGAAAAGTTTAATATGCGACTGCCTGAAGATGTTGTTCATCACATCGCACGCATCTCTAAACGGTCCATCAGAGAGCTGGAAGGCAACCTTAAGAAGGTGAAGATGTTCTCTGAGCTTCAAGGTCTGCCGATTGATGGCGAGCTTGTGAAGCGCATCCTTTCACACCATGAAACTCAATCCACTATCTCTGTTGAAGAGATTATGAAAATGACAGCGGATCACTTTAAAGTACGTGTTTTGGATCTAAAATCCTCCACGCGCGCCAAGCCAATTGTCGTTCCACGTCAAATCTCGATGTATTTGATTAAGAAGTTTTTGGACAAATCACTCGTGGATATCGGCAAAGCTTTCGGCGGAAAAGATCACACGACGGTGATGAACGCGCTGGATCGAGTGAAATCTCTACAGGCGACGGATCAAGATATCGCAAAAGATATCGAGGATTTAGAGCAGAGAATCCACAATATCACAGGGGTGTGA
- a CDS encoding DNA replication/repair protein RecF, translating to MIFERLRLVNFRNYRDVVLKFSPRVNVFVGDNGQGKTNLLEAMYMISQGDSFRYSDNSTMINSNNQEALIQALITQNDLHYKLKLGLSKSRKVLTLNEKRVSSADVRKIFASVVFSPESLAAIKEGADHRRELVDDLLVTFDRKNTDLISDYRKALKTRNKMLKNFIEGEADRGLTQNLLESLHPQFVRLATDLTHARITALAGLAKDFNNAMQYISGTSAVDISVEYLISDENAVSFTREQVQMSLEKRLGELHDAELSSGTSLVGPHKHDIVFLYGGKDSRFFCSQGQQRAIILSFKMAQIVYHRKAHGTYPVLMLDDVLSELDKTKRDALITFLHEINTQIFVTTTDFTLPDSFSLDQLSVVRIKDGQILDA from the coding sequence ATGATCTTTGAACGACTACGTCTTGTAAATTTTCGTAACTACCGAGACGTAGTATTAAAGTTTTCCCCTCGCGTGAATGTCTTCGTTGGAGACAACGGTCAGGGGAAAACAAATCTCCTTGAAGCAATGTACATGATCTCTCAAGGTGATTCCTTTCGCTACTCAGATAACTCTACGATGATTAACTCGAATAATCAGGAAGCGCTTATTCAAGCACTGATTACTCAAAACGATCTTCACTACAAATTGAAATTGGGATTATCGAAAAGTCGCAAAGTGCTTACGTTGAATGAAAAACGTGTGAGCTCGGCAGACGTTCGCAAAATTTTCGCTAGTGTTGTGTTCAGTCCGGAAAGTTTAGCAGCAATCAAAGAAGGTGCTGATCACCGCCGCGAACTGGTTGATGATTTGCTCGTGACGTTTGATCGCAAGAACACGGATTTGATCTCGGATTATCGTAAAGCACTGAAAACTCGCAACAAGATGCTTAAGAACTTTATTGAGGGTGAGGCTGACCGTGGGCTTACTCAGAACCTTTTAGAGTCCCTACACCCCCAATTCGTGCGTTTAGCGACGGATTTAACTCATGCGCGCATCACCGCACTAGCGGGTTTGGCGAAAGATTTTAATAATGCCATGCAATACATTTCTGGCACTTCTGCTGTGGATATCTCAGTGGAATACCTGATTTCAGACGAGAACGCTGTGAGTTTCACTCGTGAACAAGTCCAAATGTCTCTCGAAAAACGTCTCGGAGAATTGCATGATGCGGAGCTCTCATCTGGAACTAGTTTGGTAGGGCCACACAAACATGACATCGTCTTCCTATATGGTGGAAAAGACTCAAGATTTTTTTGTAGCCAAGGGCAGCAAAGAGCGATCATTCTTTCTTTCAAAATGGCTCAAATTGTGTATCATAGGAAGGCTCACGGAACCTATCCCGTGCTGATGTTGGACGATGTCTTATCCGAGCTCGATAAAACTAAAAGAGATGCGCTGATTACGTTCTTACACGAGATCAACACTCAAATTTTTGTTACGACTACGGACTTCACATTGCCCGACTCCTTCAGTCTGGATCAGCTTTCCGTTGTGCGTATCAAGGATGGACAAATCCTTGATGCATAA
- the atpB gene encoding F0F1 ATP synthase subunit A, whose amino-acid sequence MAAEHHPFNWTQLIPAVGVEYYHIATLAIATVATIGIGLMARASLGKGEVAVLPADKFSLRGIMEMLTEMMSGLSEMVIGEHGKHYVPFFTSVFFFVVFNNLIGMIPGMTPATENINTTFGFGILMFLFYNFQGVKENGPIAYLKHFMGPVIFLAPLMFVIEIVSHLVRPFSLGLRLANVMMGDHTVLSVFLDLVPIGVPIPFYMMGLFVCFVQAFVFTLLSMVYVAFAIAHDH is encoded by the coding sequence ATGGCGGCAGAACACCACCCGTTTAACTGGACACAGCTTATCCCTGCAGTTGGCGTTGAGTATTATCACATTGCAACTCTTGCGATCGCAACTGTAGCAACTATCGGTATCGGTTTGATGGCTCGTGCATCTTTGGGTAAAGGTGAAGTTGCAGTTCTTCCAGCTGACAAATTCTCTCTTCGCGGCATCATGGAGATGCTGACAGAGATGATGTCAGGTCTTTCAGAAATGGTTATCGGCGAGCACGGTAAACACTACGTTCCTTTCTTTACTTCCGTATTCTTCTTCGTCGTATTCAACAACTTGATCGGTATGATTCCGGGCATGACTCCGGCGACTGAAAACATCAATACGACATTCGGTTTCGGTATCTTGATGTTCTTGTTCTATAACTTCCAAGGTGTAAAAGAAAACGGTCCTATCGCTTACCTTAAACACTTTATGGGCCCAGTTATTTTCTTGGCTCCGTTGATGTTCGTAATCGAAATCGTTTCCCACTTGGTTCGTCCCTTCTCATTAGGTCTTCGTCTTGCGAACGTAATGATGGGTGACCATACGGTACTATCTGTATTCTTGGATCTAGTACCAATCGGCGTACCAATTCCATTCTATATGATGGGATTGTTCGTATGCTTTGTTCAGGCTTTTGTATTTACTTTGCTTTCAATGGTTTACGTAGCATTCGCGATTGCACACGACCACTAA
- a CDS encoding ATP synthase F0 subunit C gives MKKMIVTLVAMLVSVSAFAQETAAPVVAAAGTDKGLVAIAAALAIALSVFGGALAQGKTAATALDGIARNPAASGKLLIPMILGLALIESLVIYALIIALKLS, from the coding sequence ATGAAAAAAATGATCGTAACTCTAGTTGCTATGTTGGTATCTGTATCTGCATTCGCTCAAGAAACTGCTGCTCCAGTAGTTGCTGCAGCTGGCACTGACAAAGGTTTGGTAGCTATCGCTGCTGCTTTGGCAATCGCTTTGTCTGTATTCGGTGGCGCTTTGGCACAAGGTAAAACTGCTGCTACAGCTCTTGATGGTATCGCTCGTAACCCAGCGGCTTCTGGTAAACTTTTGATCCCAATGATCTTGGGTCTAGCTCTTATCGAGTCTCTAGTTATCTACGCGTTGATCATCGCTTTGAAACTTTCTTAA